The Alphaproteobacteria bacterium genomic interval GACCCGACCGTGGTGGTGATGACCCCCGGCGTCTTCAACTCCGCCTATTTCGAGCACATCTTCCTGGCCCGCGAGATGGGCGTGCCCCTGGTCGAAGGTCGCGATCTGGTGGTGGAAAACGACCGCGTCTACAAGCGCACCACGTCGGGCCTGCAACCGGTCCACGTCATCTACCGCCGCATCGACGACGATTTCCTCGACCCCAGGGCGTTCCGCAAGGACAGCGTTCTGGGCGTGCCGGGCCTGTTCGCGGCCTACCGCAAGGGCAATGTCACCCTGGCGAACGCGGTCGGCACGGGCGCGGCCGACGACAAGGCGATTTATGCCTATATGCCCCGGATCATTCGCTATTACCTGGAACAGGACCCGATCCTGAACAATGTCGAGACCCATATCTGCCGCGAGGAGGAAGGCCTCGCCTACACGCTCGCCAATCTGGAAAATCTGGTGACGAAGCCTGTGGGCGGTTCGGGCGGATACGGTGTCGTGGTCGGGCCGCATGCCAGCAAGAAGGCGCTGCGCGAATTGCGCAAGCAGGTCACGGCCGATCCCGCCAATTTCATCAGCCAGCCGATGATCAATCTCTCGGTCGCGCCCACCCTCACCCGCCAGGGGGTGGAGCCGCGCCATGTCGACCTGCGCCCGTTCGCGGTCACCGGCGACAGCACCTGGGTCTTGCCCGGCGGCCTGACCCGCGTTGCGCTGAAACGGGGTTCGCTGGTGGTGAATTCCTCCCAAGGCGGCGGTTCGAAGGATACCTGGGTCCTTGTCTAGTCTGCTCTCCCGCTTCGCGTCCGACCTGTTCTGGCTCGCCCGCTATCTGGAGCGGGCCGAGGCTCTGGCGCGGCTGATCGACATCACCAAAACCTATGCCGGCACCGAGACATCCGGCGCCAAATGGGAACGCATCCTGCGGATTTGCGGCGATCTGGAGCGCTATCGCGAAGGCAACAACGATGCCGAAGCCGGCTCTATCCTGGCCTTTTATCTGCTGGATGCGCGCAACCCGACGTCGATCGCCTACGCCGTGCGCATGGCG includes:
- a CDS encoding circularly permuted type 2 ATP-grasp protein — its product is MDTASLRRRVRYADQELFNLGITFTVYSDRDAIDRVLPFDVIPRILTATDWDRIRRGVEQRVAAINLFLRDIYNDGHIFRDGVIPEELVKRNPQYRKEMEGFVPPKGVYAHIAGIDIVRNDAGQFMVLEDNARTPSGVSYVIENRHLMMRAFPDLAEGVGIADVDDYGRQLAKALRAVAPEGVSDPTVVVMTPGVFNSAYFEHIFLAREMGVPLVEGRDLVVENDRVYKRTTSGLQPVHVIYRRIDDDFLDPRAFRKDSVLGVPGLFAAYRKGNVTLANAVGTGAADDKAIYAYMPRIIRYYLEQDPILNNVETHICREEEGLAYTLANLENLVTKPVGGSGGYGVVVGPHASKKALRELRKQVTADPANFISQPMINLSVAPTLTRQGVEPRHVDLRPFAVTGDSTWVLPGGLTRVALKRGSLVVNSSQGGGSKDTWVLV